DNA sequence from the Spirochaeta cellobiosiphila DSM 17781 genome:
TTAAAAACTGATTTGTCATAGGAGGAATCATGGTATGCATAGCTTGGGGGACAATTATTAATCGTAATCTTAATACGGGGTTAAATCCCAGGCTCTTGGCGGCTTCTAGTTGTCCTTTAGGAACAGCTATGATGGAGCTTCTAACGATATCGGCTATATAAGTAGATGTATAAGTTCCAAGTGCTACCACAATCGAGAAAAGCTCAGGTCTGATAGTGGCTCCTTGCGAAAACTTAAATTTATCTATTATAGGAATCATCATCGTATAAGGATGAAATAGAAACCAAAACAGTAAAGGTACAGCTATAACTGCTACTTGAAGTGGCCACATTTTAAAATGATTACCTCTTAATACCATTCTTTTATGCATATATCCCATCAGTATAAAAGTTAAAATTGCTAAAAAGGTAATGATTAAAAAAGCAGGTGATAAATTTGTTGTATGGAATTCAGGAATCGTTATTCCTCTAACATTTATATAAATGTTAGACCCTATTTTAATTGATTGTTTAAAATCAGGGAGTGCGTTCAAAAAAACTACCTGGTACCAAAATAGAACATGTAGTAGTGGAGGGATATTTTTTAAAAGCTCTGTATACCCATAAGCAACTTGGGACAGTAGAGTATTTTTTGAGAGCCTCATTAATCCCACAAAAAAACCCAGTACTACTGCTAGAATAATACCAATGACTGAAGCGAGTAAGGTGTTAAGAACTCCAACAAAGAATGTTCGGCCAAATGTGTCTGATTCATCATATTTGATTAATGTTTGTGAAATAGAAAAGCCTGCCTCATCATCGAGAAACCCAAAGCCTATATCTATATTTCTACTACTTATATTGACT
Encoded proteins:
- a CDS encoding amino acid ABC transporter permease codes for the protein MVIHRRIKQILLQAVLIAIVVGLAVLFLSNYIVNISSRNIDIGFGFLDDEAGFSISQTLIKYDESDTFGRTFFVGVLNTLLASVIGIILAVVLGFFVGLMRLSKNTLLSQVAYGYTELLKNIPPLLHVLFWYQVVFLNALPDFKQSIKIGSNIYINVRGITIPEFHTTNLSPAFLIITFLAILTFILMGYMHKRMVLRGNHFKMWPLQVAVIAVPLLFWFLFHPYTMMIPIIDKFKFSQGATIRPELFSIVVALGTYTSTYIADIVRSSIIAVPKGQLEAAKSLGFNPVLRLRLIIVPQAMHTMIPPMTNQFLNIIKNTSLGMAIAYPDLTAVFAGTTLNQTGRALEVMIIVMLTYLLISVSTSLFMNWYNGSIINKKGNVLTHDEIEKIGLGL